The Scatophagus argus isolate fScaArg1 chromosome 20, fScaArg1.pri, whole genome shotgun sequence genome window below encodes:
- the tmem174 gene encoding transmembrane protein 174, producing MDQLGPQGFQTNMVVQRPVMESNRARNPTATLSGPPHDPTQMATLVWCPDQSHKFLDGKKTGATLMLCGVLLILVGVIFTALGWQHYLANLTFEGTQLLGPILISVGGTFTFTSICKFGTISCRHWDEEVPVVEQPSTGYSSTSNQAVTLRGATTTLRIPPMYDSANQVVCQAVEFQPGRSVSGILAAVPPYSSVYCVDNAAFTAKEEHSSAHRSRAERTGDEKGGDDDSSSTCSRPPAYEDIYPSLSRNNLT from the exons ATGGACCAACTAGGACCACAAGGTTTCCAGACTAACATGGTGGTGCAAAGGCCTGTAATGGAGTCCAACAGAGCGAGAAATCCTACAGCAACCCTCAGTGGGCCACCTCATGACCCGACTCAGATGGCTACACTGGTTTGGTGTCCTGATCAGTCACACAAGTTTCTGGATGGCAAGAAGACTGGAGCCACCCTGATGCTCTGTGGAGTGCTCCTAATCCTTGTGGGTGTCATTTTCACTGCTCTGGGCTGGCAGCACTACCTAGCTAATCTCACCTTTGAGGGGACCCAGCTCCTGGGCCCCATCCTGATCTCTGTGGGAGGCACTTTCACGTTTACCAGTATCTGCAAATTTGGGACCATCTCCTGCAGACACTGGGATGAAGAAGTGCCCGTGGTGGAGCAACCCTCAACGGGTTATTCTTCTACGTCAAATCAGGCAGTCACGTTACGTGGTGCCACAACTACGCTGCGTATTCCACCTATGTATGACTCTGCGAACCAGGTTGTGTGCCAGGCCGTTGAGTTCCAGCCTGGCAGGTCTGTGAGTGGCATCCTTGCAGCCGTTCCTCCATACAGCTCTGTGTACTGTGTGGATAACGCAGCTTTCACAGCAAAGGAAGAACACAGCTCAGCTCACAGAAGCAG GGCTGAGAGGACAGGGGACGAGAAAGGAGGTGATGATGACAGCAGCTCTACCTGTTCACGTCCACCTGCGTACGAGGACATCTACCCTTCCCTCAGCAGAAACAATCTGACATGA